Part of the Zingiber officinale cultivar Zhangliang chromosome 6A, Zo_v1.1, whole genome shotgun sequence genome, ATATTTAGTTTGGAGTAATTAATATACATGATGTGGTGGTTTGACTAATTATATCGGAATAATACATTTTATATGATcaatttatataaaatcaattttttattgttgaaatttaaattttatggtAAATGAGAGAGAAATTAggagaataataaaaaaaacacttaatttaatagcttttctaaactactactaatattaaaaataaatatcagTTTATTTTAAACTGCGTCAAGCTGCGCAAGTTTCGACTCGTTCACTCTGGCGACGAGGATGGCGAGCGTTTGCCGGAATGGAGGTTACGGCGAGTGCTTCTCCATTAAAAGGGTCAGCATTGTGAGAGATTTAAGCTCCTCCgttatttttctttctatttttttttttttactgtcaCAGAGATTGACGAATCGAATGATTATTAGGTTTCCTCGGATCAGGAAACCATCAATCGGAACCCTATTGAAAGgggattcttttttatttttcttttttatatatatattagaaaacATTTTGGTTTTGAAGTTTGCAGGATTTATCTTTGGGATTGTGGAATGTTGTTAAATGTGTTTATTTTTGTCGCACTTCTCATGGGGCTGCAGCTGCAAATTCTTCCGCACAATGGCAGACCTTGAGTGGTATGATTAAGGGTTTTGTTATCAGTACTATGCTTTGAGGATGCATGTTATTCTGCTCAATGGATGTATTGTACAAGAATTGAGAAAAAAAACGAACTTTCTTCCATCAAAGGCATCAAATTTTTGTTGTTTCCTCTTTGTACGAGTTAAGTTGATTTTCTTTACAAGTTGAACCCaagttttcatttcaaaatttggtTTTCTATTATACTACTTGATATTATGCTCAACCAAAATCATAAAAGCAATATACTCTTGAATTTGAATGGTTGGAAAGTAGAGAGTTTGTCCCATATAGATGATAAATAATCCCTAAGAAATTCCTCAAGGGGCACAGCTACTATCAAAGATGATCGAATTTTTTTCCATTGTTTTTCTTTACCTGATACATCTCAGTACTACCTTACATGTTGTAATTTGCTAATAGTATCATATGTTATTATTGGATATTTGTTACAAGGTTATTCAAGCACAATTCTGTATTCTAAATTACTATCTAACTAATATGGAAATTGTTAAATTTCACTTTCCAAGCTGCCATTGTATAATTTATGTGACTTGTCATAGTATATATTTACTTTCACATCCATTTCGCAGGTAATGCTCCCTTAGTTATATCACGTGGCAGCTTCTATGGAGTTTTCCCAGAGTCCAGCCAGTATGCTTACCAATTTGCACTGGCAAATAGTGTGGAAAATGTATTTTATATTGTGACcttcaattaacaaaatatgGAGCTGGAATCTGCCAGTCAGATTATAGACTGGATAATTCAACAACTATTTCATCTGTCTTCCCGGAAGGGCAAAAACTTATCCTGTCAATGGAAAACAGCTTCAAGGATGGTTTTCTGTTGATTTCACTTCAGATCAATTAGATAACAATGTCTCATGTGAGTGTAGCTTTTTTATGTTTACTATTGAGTTGTATTAACTTTTTTATGCAGTCAGTTTAAGATTTAACTGGGAGTGAAAATCAAGATTTAATGAATTGCAGATTACATAGATTATTTTAATTAGGTATCTTCTCATAAAGTTTCTCTTTTATTTAGTAGATGATATTTTTCCATGTTGAAGTTTATTGATGAATATCTGTATATAAcattgataataataataatagcacCATTTTTTGTTTGCACATCTACTCGTAGCTGCTGCATTCTTGTACGTGCATGGAAAGAAGCTTCTCCTATTCTTTTTAATGATGAAAAGATTCTTCACAGTTATAATCTTAAAAACAATATGCATTGACATTGATAGTGATTTTTTTACCATATTAAGTGTTATAAAAATTTCAGATAATGACTAATTCCTTGTTTCATAtcaatataataattaataagtcATCTAAACTTTTCCTTTTTATGTTTTATGTGATTCAAAGTGTCTTTTCTCGACCAAGCATATTTGATGCAAGTCTGCCAATATCTATGGTGGAAGATGTTGCTGGGCTTCACCCATCTCAATATTGGATAAATGTTCACGTAAGAGcttcaaaattttagttatttTATCTTGATGTTCTTTGGAGAAAAATCTTTATTTCATCTTCATGTTTCTACATTTATCTTTTCTTCGGTGAAATACTTGAGCTTAAAAGTATGGTAAAATGAAGATTTAGAAACTAATATTAAGGAGTTATCACTAAGATGTCCCATCTATTTCTATGAACTTAATATTCCACAGCTATTTAGAAATTTAACATCTGAGATACTGATTAACTTTATGATGCCTTTCAACTTGTCATCCAATACATTTTTCAGGGATCACAATCTGTTGTGGACTACATTACATCAGTTTCAAAGCAAATAGTTATTGATTTTATATCGTCTCTAGAAGTAGAATTCCTAAAAACTATGAATTGGATGTTCGGAAGAGCCAAGACAAAGTTCATTTTCCTATTCTTAAATGTGGATTATGTGGAACCTTCCACAAATCAAACTTATAAGGCTCTTCTTGTTGATATTTttgttggtacaatcgacctctggggtttcgatatttgataatataccaatgtcagatcaaaaggtcacgggttcgaatcttggaaacaacctcttgcaaaaagcagggtaaggttgcgtacaatggatccttccccgggaccccgcatggcgggaacttcatgcaccgggctgcccttttccCAATGTCAGATCAGGTTGACTAAGGGTTAATCCAAATAAGAGGTCTGAAAGAgtaaagtctagtcaggactagatgactggcaagggtaagtcctaaccaaaggtttggcaggtgagaagtctactaagtaACTAGTCCTAATCGAAGGTTAGTCAaggggtaagtcctaactggatgttaggcagatgagaagtctatTGAGCAACTAGTCCTAATTGTAGGTTAGGcaagaggaagtcctggtgagtggagctagggaatggaagccctagtgagtaaagctaggccctagtgagtagagctagatggtggaagtcctggtgtgtgaagctaggcagacttggtaagtgaagctagaccctagtgagtgatgtTAGGTAGTGAAATTCCTAATGAATGAAGCaggcagtggaagtcctagtgagtgaaactagaccctagtgagtgaaactatgtGAAGAAAgttctaatgagtgaagctagacagtgctCTAGGTAATGAGTGACCGACTGGTTTCCGATTGACCACtcgcggtcgaccgaaccagcgaaTTCATAATACTGCTAACACTGTTCTATtttactattatatatatattgtgctaactcagtgttgcaggtaaGGTTTAGTAGATCATATTGATTAGACATTAAGCAGGACCAAaaaaaagtccaaacaagtctggaggaccaaatgtttggtaggtaagtggaggtaagaattggaggagagatccagtgagaacGCATTCCCGGTTgagcgaacagtaggcgtcggtccgacTTAGGGTTTCAGCGgaactcaaagtcaggatcggACAGTCCTGAGACTATCAAAATATTAATACTTATTGTTCATGTTATTGCCTGTTTTCCTAACTCTGTGGTGCAAGAAACCTACGCTGAGAGTTGGATGGAAAAAGGAAGTCCGGGCGCCCCAGAAGGGTCCAAGCGcgcggaggtccaggcgccccgaatgggtccaggcgcttggaagagGTCGATCCTAGCCACGGGTGCAGCTGAGTTGGCGTGCTCCGATTGACTGACACATGTcaagtccaggcgctcggatcgGTACAGGTGCTTGGACTAGTCCAACACCTGGAGTTGGATAAAATTTTCACGAATAGAGCTTCGCCGAAGTGCAGTCACATTAGTGGTCTCGGTGCTCGGGtgtggtctaggtacacagagtTGGATAACTCAGTGACAAAGCAGAATCGGATAGGTCTCGATTGAGGCACCCAGGAGTGGTTCGGGCGCCTAGAAAGCTCTATAAAAGAGACTTCGGCTAATAGCTTCAAGACGACAATTGCTCCGACTTTCATACTCACGTGCTGCTCCGAGAAGCTCTTCACGACACTGAAAAGCTGCTTCGACAACTAATACTCAAGCTACTAGTCtacttgttgtcggtatattttatttattgctttgTACTTAAAATCTTTGTATTTATTTGAGCTCATAATGAATTACTCAATGAAAGCACTCATTGAGtgcaggccttagagtaggaggcGTAAAAAATTCCAAACAAGGTAAAAtcaacttgtgttagcatttgcttttctctctttattttccgctgcattctCTTGATTTTCGAGAAACATAAAAGCGACTCGCATGATTCACACCCCGTTCTCTCGCGTGCATTGATCCTACACTTTCTATCATTAAGTCGTATGCTTCTGGAATCCTTGTTCCTAAGAGTTACATATTGCCAGTTAATGAAGATTAACATCTGCAGCTCCATACTTCTTTGGTGAAGATGCTCATGGTCATTTTGACCCAACAGTTGaatatttgcagtttattgacAATTCAAACTTCTCAGTAGATAGAGTGCTTGCAAATTTCCCATCGACAGCATCATCACCTATATGTAAGAATATAATACCCATCCtccattttttttatcttaaatgtCATTTATCTAGAATATGTTTCTATGGAACTAAAAGAGTTATCCATTTATATAGATTTCTTAGTCTGATAATGTAGGATCGAAGGGTGAATAACGCATTTCGTATGCGTTCGGAAATCGTTCAAAATCAAAGTAATGCAGTAGAAAAACTAAAGATAGAAATAGGAGAAGATGCAGTGGTTTTATTTAGTTTGCAACCCCATGACTTTCACTCCAAGGCTTGCAGCCATTTTAACCATTTTTGATGGGCAATCACTTTTAACCTTCTTTAGAAAGAGAAGAAGATTCGTTGCTTTTATAATGATAGAGTTCGGTAACAATCTTACCGACCCTTAACGATTTCAAAATATGCAACTAACAAGGAGTTACCAAATGCTAGGCTCGTTTGATTGTCCGGTCGCTCGATTGACATTTTTTCGATCGTGCCCTCAGAACCTCTTGCTTATCGTCTTTCGATTCGCTCAGCATTCTCTCTATGGTATGGCCGACACGCATTCATCGATCCCGCCTCCTTTCGTCGCTCTGCCCGGTGCTCATCGTTTGCACCTCATTTGTTGTCCTGTCAGGTGCTTGTTGTTCGTCGTCATTCATTGGATGTTATACGGCAAGTCTAGCGATCGGGCTCTGTATTTAGGACGGATTTCACTGTTCGTTTGGCTTGGTCTAGTTAGTCGAACTTGCacatccttcgactagacttgaggggaaggcttgtgatacgaATAGGGGTAGAGGACAGAAGGGTAATTACGAAGAAAGGGAGGGGCAATCTTGTCGTTCCCTTGTTTAGGGCTTAAGGGGGGTTGGTGGGTTTGGTTTGAGGAGAGGCTGTTTCGTGGAATTTCTGTCCGCCGCCATCTCCCTCTCACGATCCTCGCCGGAGCCGCCATCGGCCGCCACTCCTACTCCTCTCCATCTCCTCCTCGTGACGCCACCGCCGGGCGGACCGACCGTTATTCCTCCTCCTTCGTCTCTCTCAACGGCACCATCGACAACAGATCCTCGGGAGGGAGGCCGATGATAGATCGATTTAgagtgatagagggggggggggtgaatatcgcgtctttttaaaagttttctttatcttttaaagtCAGAATTAAacagcggaaaataaagagagacaaaAGTGTTTACTTCGTTCTGAGCCTAGCTcaactcatactcgaaggcccgcggtccttaacCGCAccatgggcaaatcactataattcttctttccgaaatcctcggaaagaagtgaatcatacaagtacaaatatgtaagatagtaacactcctactatcttacaaaaattaagtgcagtactaaaataaatatataccgactgatatgggttaggttttatgggtctccggatgaggaaagaaaaggaagaaagaatcaaaggaggtaggccaataacgaccgagacatactttcagaacaaagataggccaatatcggtcgatacatgtctgccgaatgaaggtaagccaatatcggtcgggacataccttcatagCAAAGGTAgggcaatatcggtcgatacatgcctaccgtatgaaggtaagccaatattggtcgggacataccttcagagcaaagatagaccaatatcggttgatacatgcctgccgtatgaaggtaagccaatattagtcgggacataccttcagagcaaagatagaccaatattggtcgatacatgcctgccgtatgaaggtaagccaatatcggtcgggacataccttcatagcaaaggtaggccaatatcggtcgatacatgtctgccgtatgaaggtaagcaaatattggtcgggacataccttcagagcaaagatagaccaatatcggtcgatacatgcctgccgtatgaaggtaagccaatattggtcgggacataccttcagagcaaagatagatcaatatcggtcgatacatgcctgccgtatgaaggtaagccaatatcggtcgggacataccttcatagcaaaggtaggccaatatcggtcgatacatgtctgtcgtatgaaggtaagccaatatcggtcgggacataccttcagagcaaagatagaccaatatcggtcgatacatgcctgccgtatgaaggtaagccaatattggtcgggacataccttcagagtaaagatagaccaatatcggtcgatacatgcctgccgtatgaaggtaagccaatatcggtcaggacataccttcagagcaaagatagaccaatatcggtcgatacatgcctgccgtatgaaggtaagccaatatcggtcgggacataccttcatagcaaaggtaggccaatatcggtcgatacatgtctgtcgtatgaaggtaagccaatattggtcgggacataccttcagagcaaagatagaccaatatcggtcgatacatgcctgtcgtatgaaggtaagccaatattggtcgagacataccttcagagcaaagatagaccaatatcggtcgatacatgcctgccgtatgaaggtaagccaatatcggtcgggacataccttcagagcaaagatagaccaatatcggtcgatacatgcctgtcgtatgaaggtaagccaatatcagtcgggacataccttcagagcaaagatagaccaatatcggtcaagagggttctttcgagcaaagaacccacacagttctttcaatgaataccttagaaacatgttgaataaaatattattttttgacacgacaaagatacaaatagaagtcgcaggaagaagaatcatacatgaatatatcgaatagaataattcatgatagagaatatatattttggcgggaaatatgctttcagattgtcttgcaggcgctaaacgacaaagaaggtacatctggggtacaaaaaagattccttaaaaatcattttccccaagtacgcagctgatgtcataacgaactctaacaaaccggggtccacttcatgactgcggaggttatatgaagtggtataaaagggggaatcctctccgttggctaggtaagttcacatcatcgtgtactttcacaaccctaattttcggactactgttcatcttctttcttcttccttcttcacatcaagagagatcactaacttgagcgtcggagggcctagccagggattcccaccccggtcttaggtcactgacaatagtgttggctggtctcttgtgtgcagggggCCTTGAAGCTGGGGAGTTTGGTTTCTCTCCCCTTTTGGATTACGATTTCTTCCTGCTTATCATATTACTTTCGGTGATCCTGGTTTTCtttcgatccgctttgggtttctcggatcgaggttCTATTGGAATTGTTCTTCCTCAGTACATTGGGTtcctttcttccggatctccgtcacggtcagcttctcagacaggatcaccgaCAATAGAAGAAGTAAATCGTAGCTCGGTCGACACTGTTGGATGAAGTTGCTTGCAAACTTGATGACAACGTGTAGCGTGAGCAGCTTACAGAAGAGCACAAGAGTTGATCAGAAAGTTCTATCtggcctctgacttcgagcctcaatttataggtatgatggatgttcggtcgaccgatccctctgttcggtcgaccgaaccagctccgatcccttccagctggagtctgacgctggctcgatattctgcattaactggctttcaatggttcggtcgaccgatcatgcctttcggtcgaccgaacaggatctTTTCCCTGTTCGTCACAATTAGCTGAGATCTTCATTAAATGTtgtttaatgctgattggatcggtcgaccgatcctttggttcggtccaccgatcagcctttttcctttttctgctgatcgatgctgatgGTCTGTTTCGtgctgagtcactatggttcggtcgaccgatcctcttgttcggtcgaccgatcaagctttgaccgaaCTGTACTCtgttttggtctgaactgatacctgctttgagttgacctggtttggtcgaccgatcctcctgttcagtcgaccgatcaggtcgaacctgcaaaacagtgttagataataatcctgcaaaacagatattagcacaataatataaaatgcatgagtaataatataagacagtagaactgtcttgatctcaacttagaaacctacccggtttcttcagttggatcaacgaccttaggttgttcccttcaggaactcgacctcactgtcgctcctccagttgcttacctcaacttacctgctaaacatagtcctccagacctgtttggatttttgcctgctcagtgtctgatcgcctgatccactaagacttttcctgcaatattaTATTAGCAAACATCAATAATAATACAAAAAACAATGGTAAacataaacctagatttaccgagatccgttgGTCCGGTCGACCACGCGCGGTCAATCGGAAACCATCCGAACAACCTTGCTtgaagttcactcctccaagacttctcgttacctaaggttaccacccctaggattttctccacttgaattcactcaccaagactcagtattcggctacccagggatcaagtcctccagacctatccacctggcttccacgacataccgagatttcccttacctagcctacaactaggactcagtattcggctacccagggatcaagtcctccagacctatctgttggtgcaacaaccctcaggtcaaggttgacctggttgaccaagcttgagtcttggtttgagtttcgatgtttgacaatgcaaggttgattgaagaagagtcaagtaggtcaaggatgacgggatacttgactgagatgttaggcagaaggaaagacctagtgagtgaagctaggcaggaggaaaatcctggtgagtgaagccaggagaaagacctagtgagtgaagctaggcaggaggaaaatcctggtgagtgaagccaggagaaagacctagtgagtgaagctaggcaattgggaagtcctagtgagtgaagctaggcaggaggaaaattctggtgagtgaagccaggtaaaagacctagtgagtgaagctatgcaattgggaaagtcctggtgagtgaagccaggcaagagaaatccagatgggtcaaggttgaccagacatctggtgagagaccaagtaggtcaaagggattgaccggatacttggcacgaggaagaaaagtccaagtaggtcttagggagtgaccggatacttggcacaaagagaaaagtccaagtgggtcaaagggattgaccggatacttggtggggagtcttggcaggtcaagggagtgaccagatgctagacataatataccaacaggtcaaggttgaccgaatgttggtttgagaggcttgtgacttggttttgagcaaaaaccaagagctggatcgatcagtggatcgatccagaggtcccaatcgatcagccgatcgattgggacgctgctggttcgcgcgataagcgctggatcgatccgtggatcgatccaggcgttttctccagagcacagaggcgctctggatcgatccgtggatcgatccaaagcctccccgatcgattgggagttttcgaatcgatcgggatccgaccgttgcgtcgtatttgagctgcaggcgtgcgttggctgcggcaatctcttcaccgattcatttcagatcttcaccagcttctccacagctcttctcaagctcgagatcgccagttcttgaagactcttggaggttcttccaagtcaagaggcggatcaaagcaagaagaagaaactagggttagggtttttgctctcattgtaagcttgtaagtttgtatttcattacctttccctttcttcttgtattgagtcttgtagggcttctccgcccttggtagttaccataaaggagagttttattagtggagggtgtgtgtataggtgtagatccttggactagtcacctcttgtgaggtggataccaagtaaaccaaccttgttagcgttgtgtggtttgtttctgtattttccgctgcgcatctttgaagaaacaagcaatgccgAGCaaagagcacgcgacgagctattcaccccccctctagctacttttcggtcccaacaagtggtatcagagcgaggccgctcttcaccggaatcatcgccggaagggtcaagcataacaagaagagctagagggtgaagaagttgaagcaaaattgtcaaagtcaaagaaattcaaaagctcaacttctacaatggaattccgagatgggctcggattcgacacgagggtggctccaccatacacttccacgagctttgattcttggaaatcaagaatcgaaaattttcttatgatggaaataaagcaatggtttgctcttatggaaggcttcaagactccaacaaactcaaagggcaaagttctcaagaggagcaagtggagccaagagcaagtccaaaggtgcgaggcaaatgacaaagtgaccaaacttttggtcaatttattgccaagcaccatcctttgcaaaattggagaatttgaagatgcaaaggaattatggagtaaattggccaacttcatgaagagatcccctccactgtacaagagcaagaagaatccagagagggtgactctttggagcaagaccaagaggaggacttcgaggttgagagatgctcaacctccgaagaagaagtccaagaagaagcttcatcttcaagggagtgcaatgaagagaacaaggagggagcatactccttgttccatgtacaagatgatgaagcctccacctctaggattgagggggagtgtagatcaatgaacccggagcaagaagaggcctccacatccgggtcaagtgaagaagaagaagatggtgccacctccaaaattcaagaaatatcaaatggaggagcaagtgtcatccctacacaagaaggtataaatgtttcaattaaaaataaaaatcatataatatgttttgagtgtagggaaagtggggactataagagcaagtgtctcaacttggccaagaagaagagtcaagtgacacaaaagggcaaggagaagcccaaggagaccacccccgggacgaagaagagcaagaagcacattgtgtgcttcttgtgtcaacaaaaagggcattaccgaagtcaatgccccaaggggaagaagatggtcaaggctcaaggaggcactagtcaagggggagcctccaaggtaaagaagaaggtagcatttattgagcctacccctttacgttatggtaaaaaacatgatagttcaaatttttatcattttaatgcaatttaccataagaatagaaagcatgagggcattaaggaaaagcatgtggccctacatgccaagactacccaacctaaggttagaaaggtagatagaaacttaggtaagaaccctaaggattctaggtatgtacctaagatgaagaaaaatcatgatttcagtgaaaaatctatggttgagggattatggaaggaaaatcaagtcttgaggtcaagacttgataaattagagaagacccttagaaaaatcacaaatatgacacaagggtctaagggtaaaaatctatgcctaggagtatcaaagtcatccaatgaccatagaggtttgggatacaaatctaaggctaagaaggataaaatttcgtaccataaggttccatatagttatggaactaaccctaggtctagaggtcaagtcaaggatacaagggaagatatccctagaagtatctttgcaaccaaagtgactaagacttctaagaagtctaagaaagtcgctaacaaggtcacaagggaggctatccctagagttgacctagaaaatgtgaccaaggcttctaagaagcccaacaaggtcactagaaaggtatctagggaagttatccctagtgagtacctagagcatccaaggagcaccaataggtgttgggttcctaggagcatcttctctatcccatagatgggttagagagtgtcaactccgattagaagggtagttaacccaactttgaggaaattgacactcaaggagcattttcaaggtttttgttaacctttgaaaatgaaatggaattattatttactccttgaaagagtaaaatgtgtctaatggggaaaattgattttatcttaaaatggcataaattgggaaaacctagagaaataccaagttgggattttggtattctcttagaaatttaaggcaatccgggccttgatttatgtgattactcttgagg contains:
- the LOC121998658 gene encoding uncharacterized protein LOC121998658 isoform X1, which produces MASVCRNGGYGECFSIKRDLSLGLWNVVKCVYFCRTSHGAAAANSSAQWQTLSGNAPLVISRGSFYGVFPESSQYAYQFALANSVENVFYIVTFN
- the LOC121998658 gene encoding glycerophosphodiester phosphodiesterase GDPDL1-like isoform X2; the encoded protein is MEVTASASPLKGLQDLSLGLWNVVKCVYFCRTSHGAAAANSSAQWQTLSGNAPLVISRGSFYGVFPESSQYAYQFALANSVENVFYIVTFN